Sequence from the Methanobacteriaceae archaeon genome:
AATCAAAAAATACTACATTTTTGAGAATTTAAAATCATTCCCCAATAAAATAAATATTTCAAACGTTATTTCAGCTTTCTAGGAGGTCTGGAATTGGAAATGAAAGAATTAAAATATAAAGTGCTGGAAAATGGTTCTCTGGTTAGTGAAGTTAGCATTAAAAATATAAGACCCTGTATTGCAACTGAAGGTAAGGTCAGAGTTTTAATGCAGTTAGATGCTCCATTAGAAGATATTATTAGTAGTTTAGTTCCCATGTACCCCCCAGGAAAAGTTAATTACGTGGAAAAGAAAAAAATATTGACACTATCCATATATGGCCGCCTAGTTACACTTTATCCGTCTGGTAAAGTTACCATGAACAAGACTCTGGATAAAGAAGATGCTGTAGAAATAATAACTGACGTTATGAAAGCCATAAATCAAGCATATGATAATTTAGAATCTTCAAATGATTCTAAAACTATAGAAAAATTAGATATTCCAAATATTTCACAAGTAGGGCCCATGGATATTTATAAATGTCTTCCTCAGACCGATTGTGAAGAATGTGGTGAAAAAACTTGCATGGCCTTCTCTTTTAAAGTACTTTCAGGAGACAAGCCGCTGAATGAGTGTCTTCCCCTACAAGAACCATGGCATCAGGCCCAGGTGGAGTGTCTGGAAAAGTTACTGGGTCCAGAAATGATGAATACCTTGGGCTGGGAAGGATATTGATTAAAAATTCTTCTAAACAGATATAACTGGAGAAAAAAATGAAAATTGGATTTATAATAACTAAAACTCCTCAGGAAGAAAGTTTTAATAATTTTATCACATTATTAAACATTTACCGGGCTCATGCGGAAATAATCATTTATTTAATTGGAAATGGAGTTTATGGAGGAGTTCATGGGCATGTCCATACCGATTTAATCCATTTCCTGGCTGAAAATCACTCAGTTTCAGTATCTGAAAATGATTTAAAGGCCCGGGGCTTGGGAGAGAATTTAATTCCTGGAGCGAAACTCTTCCACGATTATGATGATTTAGTAGTGGATTTAATGGAAGAAATGGATCAAGTGTTTAGTTTTTAGTAAATTTAGCTGTTAATATTTAATAAATAGTCTTTAAATGTATTTTATAGTGATAAAATGAAAAAAAGACGTTCATCTAAGAAAATGGTGGGAATTAAATGTCAGTGCCAGGATAGGCCATTCCCTATTGAGAAGAAAACTGCTCAAGTCGTGCAGTGCCCTTCCTGCGGAAAGGTTTACAAAACTAATAGGGATAGAAGAACTTGTTTTGATTGTCAGAAAAAGTCTCGCTAGTTTTTAAGATAACGTTAAAATTATTTTTATTTTAATCTATTTTGTATAATATTTATTTAAAAAAAGAAAAAGAAATTAATCTTTTTTACTTGAACATCATTAATAATCCCCTTCCAGTTCCCCATATTACACTAATAGCTATTATAAATATAAGGAATGCCGAAATAGTCATTATAATAGGCTTAATCTGGTCTTCTGAAAGTTTATACCTAAGAACTTCTTCCAGCATGAGTCCTCCATCCAGTGGCTTAAAAGGAAGTAAATTAAAGGTACCTACTGCAAAATTAAGTAAGAAAATCCAGTAGAAAAGATCTTGAAGATACAACCACACCCAAGGTAGTTGTTCCCCATAGTTTTTGGCTACTTTCTCAGTTACTTCCATATTAACAGAACTTCTTATACCAATGTAAGCTCGGGAGGAGTTATTGGGATTTTTTTCCGTTTTAATGTTGAATTTCCCCTGATCCGTTACCAGGACAACTGTTTCGCCGATTTTTAGGTTAGATAGTTCTTCTTGATAATTGGTCAAATTACTGGTGGGAACACCATTAATACTTTCAATTACCATTCCCTCTTTTAACACTCCAACTGCCGGGCTTCCAGGAACAACACTGTTTATCTGAATACCATCTGCGTCAAATGCAGCAGGTACCGCAAAATTCAAAATACAAACAAATGCAATGAAAGTTAGTGCCGCCAACATGAGATTAAATACAGATCCCGCAGCATAAATCCTAAGTTTTGAAGATCTTTTTGATTTTTTTATTTCTTCTTCATCAGGTTCCACAAATGCTCCGGGAAGTATGGCTAACATAAGCACTCCAATGGATTTGATGCTTATTCCTTCCACACGGGCCATAATCCCATGACCAAATTCATGAACAAACATTACCGTGATCAGGGCCAATATCCCGTATCCTAAAGGTACAAATATCTGAGATCCTGGTAAATCTACTCCCGGTAATATCAAAGAAGCTTGGGGCGCTGTGAAAAAGCTCTGAAGTGAAGTGAACAAGAAATACAACATTACTGCCATGAAAAAGAAGGCCACTACTATTCCAATATTCATGGTCCATCTCCAGAACTTCTTATGTCTTTGGGCAATTCTATCAATAAGGCCTCTCATTCGGGTGGTCCGTCTCATTAATATGGGGCCGTGAATCTCAATTTTGAGTTTATCTTTGAAAAGAAATGCAACTACCCATATAATTATGAATAACGCAGCATAAAACTGTAAAACATCCATTAGTTCACCGTTGAATAATTAAATAATATTTTCATTTACTTATTATAAATTTAAATATATGAGATTAATATCTTTTGACTTTAAATCATACTCGAATTACTATTTATAAATACTAATAACCAGATTATTAATTATAAGAATGTATTAAATCATATTTATATTCAGTTCATAAGTACTTGAACTTAATTGATTTTAGAATAAATTTTTAAAATTCATGAATTTAAAGTTATATCATTAATTAAAATATCATTAATTAAACCTTAAAAGAATCAAAAAGAATCACATCACATTCTTCTCCTTCTCCTACACCTTCTTGATTCTCTTCAATAAACACGTAAGCATTAGAATCAACCATGGCCCTAATAACACCAGAGCCCTTACTCATTACTGGCCTGACCCCATTGACATCTACAAAAGCTCTAATATAGTCAGTACGGCCTAAATTAGAGGGAATTTTTTTCTGGGCCACTTTTTTCACGGGTTGGTGCTCATAATTTATATTCTGCATTTTTAAAAGATAGGTTCTTACAAATACATCAAACAAAACCATAGCTGCCACCGGATAGCCAGAAAGCATAAATATGGATTTTTCGTTGACTATTCCAAAACCTACCGGTTTTCCAGGCCTCACAGCTACTCCATGAATCAAGACCTCGCCCAGCTTATCCACCGTATCCACCACCACATCGCCTTTGCTTATGGCCGTTCCTCCAGTAGTAATGATTACATCATATTTCTCAGCTGCCTCTGAAATGGCCTTTTCCATGAGTTGTGCATCGTCTCTGCAGTGACTTATTTCACATTCTGCCATAGCACTCTCCACCAGTGCTCTTAAAGCATATTGATTGGAATTAATTACTTCTGCTCCTTTTAAGTGAAATGTAGGATCAACCAGTTCATTACCAGTTACAATTACGCCCACTTTAGGTTTTTTATATACTTCTACATCACCATATCCTGCTGAAGCAATGAGGGCCAACTCTTGAGGTCTTAAAAGCCTTCCAGAACCCAGAATCTTATCGCCTTTACTAATATCTTCTCCTACATAAGAAACGTTTTCTCCCGGACTTAGAGTGGCAAGAACTTCCAGTTGATCACCTTTTTCATAGGTGTATTCTTCCATGACCACCGCATCAGCACCGGCAGGTATGGGCGCGCCCGTAGCAATTTTAACTGCTTGGCCAGATATTATCTCTACAGAAGAAGAGTCCCCAGCACCAATTCTATCAATAATGGTCAGATGGGCTGGATTTGAAGGAGATGAAGTAAAGGTATCTTGGGCCTGAAGGGCGTAGCCATCCATGGCCGATCTATCAAATGGAGGAGAATTATGCTGAGATATGAATTCACTACAGTTAACCCGATTATGGGCCTTTTCTAGTTTTATTATCTCTTCAGACATTATTTTCTGATTTTCTTCTATAATTTGCCGGGCTTTTTCTACAGGAATGAGCTTGGAAAGAAACATTTTATCTTGCTCTTTAAGGTGTTTTAATGGATAAATATAAGTTAATAATTAATTTAATTTGGTTTTAATTTGTTGAAAAGGTTTTTATTGATTTTATTAGAGTTATTAAAATCATGTATCTATTCAAAACCACTTATATCTATGTTAATTTCTATTTTATGTTAATTCTAAATCCTGAAACAACTTTATTAGTTTTAAAATATATACTATAATAAATTGTAGCAAATAGCTAATTATTATGGAATAGAATTATGGAATAGAATATAAATTATAAATATATTTATTTAGAATAATTCAATTTAATCATTTTTAAAAAATTTAAGAGGTTTATCTCTTGACTCATGAAAAAAACATGATTGAAATAAGTTCACTTAGCAAGAGATTTGGTAAGATTACTGCCTTAAACGAGCTCAGTCTCAATATAAAAAAAGGAGAACTTTTAGGAATAATTGGTCCTAATGGGGCCGGTAAAACCACTGCTATCCGGATTATTTCCTGCATCCTCCACCCTGACCAGGGCAAGGTCATGGTGGGTGGTTACAACGTAATGAAAAATCCCCTAGAAATAAAGAGCATGATTGGCTATTTACCTGAAGAACCTAATTTATACGAGCGTTTTAAGGCATACGATCTTTTAAAATATTTTGGTGAACTTTATGGTGTTCCTAAAGATCGTTTAGACGCCAGGATTGAGGAATTATTGGAACTGGTAGGAATGAGTGACCGAGCCCATCACAGAATCAATACTTTCTCTAAAGGGCTGCGCCAAAGGATTGGGATTGCTCGAGCACTGGTTCACGATCCAGAAATAATTATATTCGATGAACCAACCATGGGCCTGGATCCGGCCACTGCCATATCCATCCGAGAATTTATTGGTGGCTTGAAAGGAGAGAAGACCATTATTTTATGTACTCATTACATGGATGAAGCCGATTTATTGTGTGATAGAGTAGCTATTTTAAATCAGGGCCAGATACTGGATATGGGCAGCCCTGGAGAATTAAAATCAAAAATTCACGGGAATTTGATTTTGAAAATAAACTTAAAGGAGCCCTCTCAGTTTTCTAAGAGTGATTTTAAATCAATAGAATCTTATTCCAGTGTTGAAAATATTGTTTTGAATGGAAAAGATTTAGATATTTCATTAAATAGTCGAAAAGATATTTCTGATATTGTTAAGCACATAGGTTCCAATCTTATGGCTGTGAATACTAAAGAACCTACTTTAGAAGATGTTTTTATTCAAACCGTCAGTAATATTAAGAGAAATTAGAGAATAGGGCATAACTTCAAGATATTCAATATATTAAACACATCATAGCTACATCTTTTACAATTTATATAATTATTTGTTTAATTATAATAAAAAGGTTTTAAATATGGGATCCTGGACAATAACCCGATGGGAACTGAAGAACACGCTTCAAAGCCGTAAATTTATTTTAATATTCTTTTTCCAGTTAGCAGTGCTATTAATGATGGTGCTGTTTTTTAATGGTTTCATGAGCAATATTGAATCTCAGCAAGGAGTAGGACTTACCCCTTCTTTAAATGGGTTTGCCTCATTAGATGTGGCTGATTCTCAAGGAATTTTCAAAAATAATCTAAATCCGCAGATACTTGAAATAGGGCCGGTATCAAATAGTTCCCTGCAACTTATCAGCCAGGGAAAATTAACTGGTCTGCTTTTAGTTTCAAAAAATGTCAGTTTATCGAATAATACCATATCTCCACTCAAAAGCGAGATTTTTATTGATTATAGTGACCCTAAAAGAAGTGTGGTAAGAGATGAAGTCCAATTAGCAGGTAATAAAACTTCAGCAATCATTTCACAGCAGTTAATTAATAGTATAAGTCCTAATTTTTCACAATCATCCCCAGAACCACAAGTTCAACAAGAATCTACCGGAGAATCACTCCCCCTACAACTTATAACCAAAATAATGACTGCAGTTTTATTATTCTTACCATTGTTCCTCTTTGGAAATCTGGTAGTGGACAGCATAGTTGGTGAAAAGGAACGTAAAACCGGAGAGATACTAATAGCCATGCCTATATCCAGAACATACATCATTTTAGGCAAAAGTATGGCTGTTGTATTGACAATGGCCGTACAGGTGGCTTTGTGGATGATATTGATGATTTTAGCAGGTTTTACACTTGGTAATCCCTTGCTGGTTTACCTTATTGTAGTAATCACCGCAGTACCCATTGTAGGCCTCACCTCCATTATAGCAGCTTATGCTAAAAATTATAAAGAGGCCGGAATTGGAATAACCTTTGCCTACATTGCCATAATTGGATTTTTAATAGTTCCAGCACTGGCTTATGTCGCCCAACAAGGCAAGTCCGTTAGTTTATCCACTATGACCTTGATTATAAAGATATTTTCTGGATCCCCTATGGGCTGGGGAGATATTGTAATTCCCCTAATATTTATCCTCATAATAAGTGCCATTTCCTATTGGGCAGCAATATGGTTATTTAGAAGAGATGATATTGTATTTGGGCCCCGTCCAGGATTATTCAAACTTTTAATCGCTTTTATTGGATTTAGCAAAATTATGAAAAGGATAAGGGGATCTTAATGTTAGTAGAAACAATTTACAGACATATTTATGCCCATATTTATCATTTTAAAGTATATAATCCCACATACGGGTGGAAATTATGAGAATATTAGCTTTATCCAAAAAAGAATCTGAGGACATTCTTTCAAATAAAATTTACTTGCTTGTTGTAGTTGTCCAGCTTTTTATAATACTGGGGGCCTTTGGTCTGGCATTTATAAGCTCCATGATTAGTGACCCTAATTTAATAGACCAATGGCAGGGCAGCTCAGCAATTAAAGTGGGAATAACCGAGGATTTAAATGGATCTGCCCTTGAAAAAAGTCTTAAAGCTCAAAATCTGAATTTAGTTTACTTTAAAACTGCTCAAGAGGGTAAAAATGCTTTGGGGACGCGTATGGTGGCCATGATTTATCTAACAAACTCCAAAGGAGATATTGGCCTGGATGCCAATACGGCTAATGTTTTTTATTCTGTGGTGGCCAGTAAAATCACCAAGGCACTTGATTCATATCGCCTACAGCAAAAACTATCTAAACAAGGTCTCTCCACGTCACAAATTGCCGCTATTGAGAATCCTGTGGTTTTAAAAGAAGTTCCCATTAATGCTAATTCCACTTCACCACTGGCCCTGGACAGTTCTTATTTTGTGGAGATAATGTATGGATTTATTATACCATTTATAGTACTTTTACCATTTTTCTTGGCCAGTAATATTGTTACTGACAGTGTAGTGGGTGAAAAAGAGAGAAAAACCTTTGAAGTACTTTTAATGACACCATTGTCCAGTACCATGGTGGTTGTTGGTAAAATATTGCCTATACTTTTATTTTCGCTAGTGCAGAGCGCGGCATGGATATTACTATTAGAACTGCTTAAGGTGCCAATTTACCATAGTTTGCTGCTTTTGGTGCTCTTATTTTTTGTAGGATTAATTTTTATCGGATTAGGAGTTATAATTTCCATGTTGGTGGATAGTACCAAGGAAGCAAATTCAGCCATAACCCTATTGCTTTTCTTTGCCACATTTGTGCTGTTTGTGCCGCTTTTCATGGACATGCCAGCCCTACAAGGAATTTTAAACTTGATACCCACCATAATTATGGTTCGAATGACATCCACACCGGTTCTGGACCCTCTAATTATTCTATCATTTTTACCAACCATAGCAATTGCTATAGGAATATTTGGCCTTTCAGTTTATTTCTTTAAAAAAGAAGGAGCTATAAGGCTATAAAAATATGATTTTAATAGGGTATTGAAAATTTTCAATGAGAAGGGAATTGGTAATTGAAAATGGAAAAGGGATTGGAATGGGCTTAAAAAAAATTAATTCTAGGAAATAATATGGAAAAAGTAGTCAAAATTTTCTTTTTTAAATTTCCAATTACATAAAATACATGAAAATAGTTATAACTGTCCCCACTACCAAAGGAATGGTTAAATTATCATCAATAGGGCTGTAGGCCTCAGTTATTGCACCAGCGATAGCTCCTGCCAAAGCTGCCAGTAGGGAGACTTGAGTTAGGGCCCCTAAAAAGGCTGCTGCTATGAAAGTTAAAGAACCCTCCCATGTCTTTTTTGGATTAAAAATCAAAGGATGTTTACCCCATCGCGTTCCCACAAGGGTAGAAAGAGAATCACCCAATGCCAGAGTCAATATAGCAGCATTGGCCACAGCCAGGTTTTGTCCAAAAATTATCAAGGTCAGGGACAAACCAGCAAAAAAATAAATAAACCCTTTTTCATTGTCATTTCTTCTACAACTGTTTAAAAGCATGGAAAAAAGGAAAATATCTCTTTTTTTATCTATTTTATAGATTATTTCCCCCATTACCGTGGCGAAAATGGTCAATGCAATTAAATAGGGAAGCGATAAAAAAGGCTCCAGAAAAATAAATAAAAGGCCAGATGCGTGTACTAGTTGTCTTAAAGTCTCTTTTTGCATGAATAATTAGCACCTGATTCTATTTTTGAGTATTAAATTAAAATAAATAAAGAAAGAAATAAAATAAAAAAATTAATAGACTAAAAAATGATCTCCTTAGTCCCTCAATTTTCTCTTTAAAGGTTTTTAAGCCATGAATTTTTCAATTACTCCATGATAAGCTTCTTGAAGTTTTTCAACTTTCATTTGGGCAAGTTCATCAATAACTAATACATTACCTTTAACTTCCCCAATGACCGAACATGGTGCGTCAATTTTTTCCAAAATTGCATCAACCGCATCATTTTTAACGGTGATTATGTATCGGGCGTGTGATTCAGAAAGTAAAGTCTCAAATTCAGACATATCTTCCCGTGGAGCTAAAGAAATATCCACATTGGCCCCTAAGCCGCTTTTAATAGCCATTTCAGATAAAGCAATGCCTATTCCTCCAGCAGAACAGTCATGGATAGCCGTAATATTACCTTCCACATCATCTTTCAATAAATCAAGAATGCTATGGGTAGATTGGATTTCATCATCAATCCTTATCTGTGGAGCAGACCCTTGAACCAGGCCATGCACAGTTCTCTGATATTCAGAGCCATCCAGCTCATTATAGGTCCATCCAATTACAATAATCTGGTCCCCTTCTTCTTTGAAGTCCATAGTCCGCACATCACCAATATTGGCCACTCCCACTACGCCCACTACGGGAGATGGATTGACCGTGATTCCTTCAGTTTCATTGTAAAAACTTACATTTCCACTAATAACTGGAGTTTTAAACTTTCCTGCTATGTCAGACATTCCTTTAACACATTCCCTAAATTGCCAGAATACTTCTGGTTTTTCTGGATTTCCAAAGTTCAAACAGTCCACTACACATAATGGCTCAGCACCCATAGATACCACATTTCTTATGGCCTCGGCCACTGATCCTGCTCCACCATGATAAGGATCCAATTTAGTGTGTATACTATTACAATCTGCAGTTAAAGCCACAGCCTTTTCATCATCTACTCTTAAAACCGCAGCATCGTCTCCTGGTTTAACCATGGTTCGAACTTGAACTTCGTGGTCGTACTGACGGTACACCCAGCGCTTGCTGGCCATATTCTGAGAAGACAATAGTTTTAAAAGAGCTTCTTCAGCAGAAGGATGCTCTACTTCCACATATTCCTCATTTTTCACTGGTGCTATGGCTTCTCTTTCTACTGTTGGAGGATCTGCCAAAAGGTTAGCTGGTAGATCAGCTATTATTTCCCCTTCTTCTTCCACTACCATTAATTTGGTATTGGTTACTTCACCAATTACTGCTGCCGGAAGTTCGTATTTTTCACATATCTCCAGTACCGCATCAGTTTGAGCAGGATTAATAACAAAAACCATCCTTTCCTGAGATTCAGAAAGCATAATCTCATAAGGAGTCATTCCTTCCTCACGAAGAGGTATCTTAGTCAGTTCCACCAGGGCCCCGTTGCCACATTTATCGGCCAGTTCACTGATACAGCAGGTCAAGCCCCCACCACCAAGATCCTTAACTCCAGTAACTGGAAGCTTTTCCATAATCTCTAAACTAGCTTCTAAAACCTTTTTCTTAGTGAATGGATCACCAATTTGCACTGCCGGGCGATCCTCTATTTCAGAAGCTGTGGTAAGTTCTTCTGAGGCAAAGGTAACACCATGAATACCGTCCCGGCCAGTTCTGCCACCCATAAGTAAGAAAACATCACCTATATTAGGAGCGATTCCTTTTACCAGGTCTTTTTTAGGTACAATACCGGCACACATCACATTAACCAGAGGATTAGATCGGAAATTTTCATCAAATTCTACTTCTCCCCCTACCGTAGGTATTCCCACCCGGTTACCATAATCTGAAATTCCTTTTACCACATGTTCAAAGAGGTAGCATGATTTTTGATCTTCCAGCGGACCAAAACGAAGAGAATCTAAAAGAGCTATGGGCATAGCACCCATAGAAATAATATCCCTTAATATACCACCAATACCAGTTCCTGCCCCACCATAAGGTTCTATGGCTGAAGGGTGGTTGTGACTTTCAATTCCCACAGTCAAAGCCAGCTTATCAGTTATGGATACCACTCCCGCATCATCTCCAGGCCCCATTATTATATTCTCACCTTCAGTGGGAAATAGTCCCAGTACTGGTCGGCTGCTCTTGTAGGAACAGTGCTCTGAGAACATAATATCCAACATACCGTGTTCCAGGGAGTTAGGTTCCCTGCCAAGTTTTTCTCTTATAAAATCCATTTCTGAATCAGTTAATGCCATTTTACCACCCTTGACTAAATTAGATTATGAAATAATATTTACTTAAATTAATATCTTTGTATTCACTATCCAAACTAAATTTTAAATATAAATTCTATAAATTCTATAAAATATTCATCCTATAATTTAGTTTAATAAATAGATTAATTAATCTTTTTATGAAATATTTTGAAAACTTATTTTAGTTTATTTAAAAAAATAAAATTAAAGAATAAAACAAAAAATATGGAAAACCTATGTCTTAAAAATAGACACCTTGAGTTCATGCTCCTCTATTTTCCATTCTTTTGTATATTCCCCTTCTTCTGTATTAAATGATATTTTTTCCGCACGAACCTCATGGCCAACAAATTCCATTTGTTTTTCCACCAAAGCTTCAAATTCACTGCTGCAATCCACAGAAACTTTAATATGGGCTTCCACATCCAAGTCCATATCTTTTCTCATGTCCTGGATCCTCCGAATAAGTTCCCGGGCCATGGATTCTGAGAGAATTTCAGGAGTAAGCTGAGTATTGACAAATACACTGCCACCCTCAAATTCAGCACTCACCACATCCTCTGGAAGTTCAGTTTCAAATATAACATCTTCTGGAGACAATTTCACAGATTTATCAGCCAGCTGAATGGTAATTGAGCCCTCACTATCCAGTTTATGCTTTAGTTCCATTCCATCGGCTTTTTCCAGTTCTTTTCCAACTAAAGGTACGTCTTGCCTTAATCGCGGGCCCAGAGTCTTGCGGTTAGGAGTGGGATTTAATTTTAATTGAGGGAATTCAGATGCAGTTACTACTGTTTTGGTGTTGGCCTGTTCCTTGAGTACTGCTTCTAATGATTTTGCAGCCTGGAGGGCTTTTTCATCTTCAGAAACCACAATTATTTCACTTACTGGCCATCGAAGCTTGTAACGGGCCACATCCCTGGCTCGGGCACAGGCCTCAATAATTTCACGGGCCACATCCATTTCAGATTCCAGTTCAGGATTAATAAGCTCAGGTGAGTAATTCCAGTCTAGCATGTGTATACTCTCTGGATGTTTCATTCTCACAGACCTTACCAGATTTTGATAAATGTCTTCCGTTATATGTGGAGCAATTGGAGCCATCAAAGTAATTAAAAGCTCTAAAACAGTGTAAAGCGTATGGTAGGCACCTAACTTATCAGGATCGTCTTTTTCCACCCAGGTCCTGCCCCTGATTAATCTTACATACCATCGGCTCAAGTCTTCTAAGATGAAGTGATTAATACTTCGGGTTGCTTTGTGGAAGAAAAGGTTATCTAATGCTTCACTGACTTCCTGGGCCACCGAATTAATTCTAGATAGTATCCAGTAATCCTCATCCCGGAGTTTTATATCTTTTTCGGTGTAAAATTCTGGACTGAAGTTATCCAGGGCCATGTAGGTAGTGGAGAACACATAAACATTCCATAAAATGTTAAACATTTTACTGACATTCTTTAACTCGTCCCACACGAATTTTAAATCATCCCATGGCTTGTTGGCCCATAGGAGATAGAAACGCATGATATCTGCACCATACAGTTCTATTACTTCTCCGGGTTCCACCACATTACCCAGTGATTTACTCATTTTTCTTCCATCTTCATCAAGAGTAAATCCATGCATTAAAACCTTTTGATACGGGGTTTGATTCAGGGCAATTACTCCAGTACCTAGCTGGGAGTAAAACCATCCTCTGGTCTGGTCGTGGCCTTCAGTAATGAAATCATAGGGGAACCATTCTTCAAAGAGTTCTTTTTCCTGAGGATAATGAAGAGAAGCCCATCCCGCAACTCCAGAGTCAATCCAAACATCTAAAACGTCAGGAGTACGTTTCATGTTTTCGCCACACTTGCAGGGGATGATTATGTCATCCACATGAGGCCTGTGGATAAAATCTCCTTGTAGAGTGTCTTCTACGGCTTTTTCTTTAAGTTCGGCCACCGAACCTACCACAGTAATTTCTCCACAGCCTTCACAGGACCAGATAGGGATAGGTATTCCCCAGTATCTCTGTCGGGAAATGGTCCAGTCCCTGGCATTTTCAACCCAGTTTCTAAATCGACTTTCCCCTGCCCAAGAAGGCACCCATTTAACTTTATCCAGTTCAGAGAGCATCTGGTCTTTTATTTGGGTGATTTTTAAGAACCACTGTTGAGTAGCCAGATAAATAATAGGAGTTTTACATCTCCAGCAGAATCCATACCGGTGGTTTATAATACTTGCTTTTAAAAGAAGTCCATGCGTGTCCAGATCAGCAACTATACCTTGGTCAGCATCTTTCACAAACTGGCCCTCGTATTTTCCGGCCTCGTCTTTAAATAATCCCGTTTCATCCACCGGACAGAATATAGGTAATCCATATTCTTTTCCTATTTCAAAATCCTCTGGACCGTGCCCAGGGGCGGTGTGAACACAACCAGTACCATCAGTAAGAGTTACATGGTCACCAGGGAGTATTTTATGTTCAAATACTTTTTGTTGAGGTATTTCATCAGTTAAAGGATGTTTATATGCTTTTCCTTGTAATTCAGATCCTTTTA
This genomic interval carries:
- the purL gene encoding phosphoribosylformylglycinamidine synthase subunit PurL, whose translation is MALTDSEMDFIREKLGREPNSLEHGMLDIMFSEHCSYKSSRPVLGLFPTEGENIIMGPGDDAGVVSITDKLALTVGIESHNHPSAIEPYGGAGTGIGGILRDIISMGAMPIALLDSLRFGPLEDQKSCYLFEHVVKGISDYGNRVGIPTVGGEVEFDENFRSNPLVNVMCAGIVPKKDLVKGIAPNIGDVFLLMGGRTGRDGIHGVTFASEELTTASEIEDRPAVQIGDPFTKKKVLEASLEIMEKLPVTGVKDLGGGGLTCCISELADKCGNGALVELTKIPLREEGMTPYEIMLSESQERMVFVINPAQTDAVLEICEKYELPAAVIGEVTNTKLMVVEEEGEIIADLPANLLADPPTVEREAIAPVKNEEYVEVEHPSAEEALLKLLSSQNMASKRWVYRQYDHEVQVRTMVKPGDDAAVLRVDDEKAVALTADCNSIHTKLDPYHGGAGSVAEAIRNVVSMGAEPLCVVDCLNFGNPEKPEVFWQFRECVKGMSDIAGKFKTPVISGNVSFYNETEGITVNPSPVVGVVGVANIGDVRTMDFKEEGDQIIVIGWTYNELDGSEYQRTVHGLVQGSAPQIRIDDEIQSTHSILDLLKDDVEGNITAIHDCSAGGIGIALSEMAIKSGLGANVDISLAPREDMSEFETLLSESHARYIITVKNDAVDAILEKIDAPCSVIGEVKGNVLVIDELAQMKVEKLQEAYHGVIEKFMA
- a CDS encoding SEC59/DGK1/VTE5 family protein, whose protein sequence is MQKETLRQLVHASGLLFIFLEPFLSLPYLIALTIFATVMGEIIYKIDKKRDIFLFSMLLNSCRRNDNEKGFIYFFAGLSLTLIIFGQNLAVANAAILTLALGDSLSTLVGTRWGKHPLIFNPKKTWEGSLTFIAAAFLGALTQVSLLAALAGAIAGAITEAYSPIDDNLTIPLVVGTVITIFMYFM
- the ileS gene encoding isoleucine--tRNA ligase, whose amino-acid sequence is MPIQEAEKSYQSKKIEEQVQKFWEDRDIYQRTNQLRKNKPKYSFLDGPPYCSGRIHLGTAWNKIIKDTHLRFKSMNGFSIRRQAGWDTHGLPIEHKVEGLLGLTSKKQIETEIGIENFINQCRQFAVENKGVMTEQFQKIGIWMDWDDPYVTFDPKYMESCWWTLKKANEKDLLVNDLRVITWCPRCETALAMAEIDYENKDDPSIYVKFPLETPELAENGKEFVLVWTTTPWTLPANMAICVHPDFDYAYVKVGDEVYVMAEALVDSLFGSSECNCDHGDNAHSEEVQGDSDCCGGEGEKPYEILKIVKGSELQGKAYKHPLTDEIPQQKVFEHKILPGDHVTLTDGTGCVHTAPGHGPEDFEIGKEYGLPIFCPVDETGLFKDEAGKYEGQFVKDADQGIVADLDTHGLLLKASIINHRYGFCWRCKTPIIYLATQQWFLKITQIKDQMLSELDKVKWVPSWAGESRFRNWVENARDWTISRQRYWGIPIPIWSCEGCGEITVVGSVAELKEKAVEDTLQGDFIHRPHVDDIIIPCKCGENMKRTPDVLDVWIDSGVAGWASLHYPQEKELFEEWFPYDFITEGHDQTRGWFYSQLGTGVIALNQTPYQKVLMHGFTLDEDGRKMSKSLGNVVEPGEVIELYGADIMRFYLLWANKPWDDLKFVWDELKNVSKMFNILWNVYVFSTTYMALDNFSPEFYTEKDIKLRDEDYWILSRINSVAQEVSEALDNLFFHKATRSINHFILEDLSRWYVRLIRGRTWVEKDDPDKLGAYHTLYTVLELLITLMAPIAPHITEDIYQNLVRSVRMKHPESIHMLDWNYSPELINPELESEMDVAREIIEACARARDVARYKLRWPVSEIIVVSEDEKALQAAKSLEAVLKEQANTKTVVTASEFPQLKLNPTPNRKTLGPRLRQDVPLVGKELEKADGMELKHKLDSEGSITIQLADKSVKLSPEDVIFETELPEDVVSAEFEGGSVFVNTQLTPEILSESMARELIRRIQDMRKDMDLDVEAHIKVSVDCSSEFEALVEKQMEFVGHEVRAEKISFNTEEGEYTKEWKIEEHELKVSIFKT